The following coding sequences lie in one Tichowtungia aerotolerans genomic window:
- the mvaD gene encoding diphosphomevalonate decarboxylase → MMTRQKFVDNLLQRTKGAAGTRGEAFAPANIALCKYWGKRNEELNLPVNSSLSVSLGKLGTRTIVKFAKNADRIYLNGKPAPEYFASRTSAYLDLFRPEGVFFEVRTKNNIPTGAGLASSASGFAALVKALDQLFDWRFNPRELSMLARLGSGSATRSLYGGFAVWHAGQRADGMDSYAECVYEDLKDKKIPAQPSCKVWKNLCVGILEVSKARKPVGSTDGMNRTRETSELYNSWPHQAACDYDELRTAIAAEDFPMLGKTAENNALAMHSTMMAAWPPLCYWKPQTVSLMNKVWKAREDGLELFFTIDAGPNLKLLFLKKNQAAVKKLFPKVQIVSPF, encoded by the coding sequence ATGATGACGCGCCAGAAATTTGTCGATAATCTGCTGCAGCGAACAAAAGGAGCCGCTGGGACCCGCGGCGAAGCGTTTGCGCCGGCCAATATCGCGCTGTGTAAATACTGGGGAAAACGCAACGAAGAGCTCAATCTTCCGGTGAACTCCAGCCTGTCGGTTTCTCTCGGGAAGCTCGGTACGCGCACGATTGTCAAGTTTGCCAAAAATGCGGATCGCATTTACCTGAACGGAAAACCGGCGCCCGAATATTTTGCTTCGCGTACGTCCGCCTATCTCGACTTGTTCCGCCCGGAAGGCGTCTTTTTTGAGGTACGTACCAAAAACAACATTCCGACCGGAGCCGGGCTGGCGTCATCAGCTTCCGGCTTTGCCGCTCTGGTGAAGGCGCTTGATCAGCTGTTCGACTGGCGCTTCAACCCGCGCGAGCTTTCCATGCTGGCACGTCTCGGAAGCGGCAGCGCGACGCGTTCGCTTTACGGCGGTTTTGCCGTTTGGCATGCCGGACAGCGGGCCGATGGCATGGACAGTTATGCCGAGTGCGTTTATGAGGATTTGAAAGACAAAAAGATTCCTGCTCAGCCTTCCTGCAAGGTTTGGAAAAACCTGTGCGTTGGAATTCTCGAAGTTTCCAAGGCTCGGAAACCGGTTGGGTCAACCGATGGTATGAACCGTACGCGGGAGACTTCTGAACTGTACAATTCTTGGCCGCATCAGGCCGCGTGTGACTATGACGAACTGCGTACGGCCATCGCGGCCGAAGATTTTCCAATGCTTGGAAAAACCGCTGAAAACAACGCGCTGGCGATGCATTCCACGATGATGGCCGCATGGCCGCCGCTGTGCTACTGGAAGCCGCAGACTGTCTCTCTGATGAACAAGGTGTGGAAAGCACGCGAGGACGGGCTGGAGCTGTTTTTCACCATTGACGCCGGACCGAACCTGAAACTTCTTTTTCTAAAGAAAAATCAGGCAGCGGTGAAAAAACTTTTCCCGAAAGTACAGATTGTCAGTCCCTTTTGA
- the mutM gene encoding DNA-formamidopyrimidine glycosylase, whose protein sequence is MPELPEVETIRRQLCAAGICGRIIERISIGWPRTVEPMAPAAFRKKVTGQTIGAVSRHGKWLIFELDDIDNLLVHLRMTGGFYFSEGDLKKGPYDRLVFQLSDGMNLHFRDPRKFGRVRLGIFPLGLGPDAMEITPRPFFQTLEKSNRQLKPLLLDQSFVAGIGNIYADEALFAARLRPDRRSGTLSEDEKQALYYGITNVIRAAVENGGTSLGDGQGNYVDLNGNSGGHQDKANVYGRAGKPCVECGRPLEKTTLAQRTTVFCPHCQK, encoded by the coding sequence ATGCCAGAACTTCCCGAAGTCGAAACCATTCGTCGCCAGCTCTGCGCGGCCGGTATTTGCGGTCGTATTATTGAACGGATTTCAATCGGCTGGCCGCGAACGGTCGAGCCCATGGCGCCCGCGGCATTTCGAAAAAAAGTAACAGGACAAACGATCGGCGCCGTTTCCCGCCACGGAAAGTGGCTGATCTTTGAGTTGGATGATATCGACAATCTGCTGGTGCATCTGCGGATGACCGGAGGGTTTTATTTTTCGGAAGGTGACCTGAAAAAAGGCCCCTATGATCGGCTGGTTTTTCAGCTGAGCGACGGAATGAATCTGCACTTTCGCGATCCGCGGAAATTCGGACGCGTGCGTCTCGGGATTTTCCCTTTGGGGCTTGGACCGGATGCGATGGAGATCACGCCGCGCCCGTTTTTCCAAACCCTGGAAAAATCGAACCGGCAGCTCAAACCGCTGCTGCTCGACCAGTCTTTCGTGGCCGGCATCGGAAATATTTATGCCGACGAAGCGCTGTTTGCTGCTCGTCTGCGCCCGGATCGTCGATCCGGCACACTTTCAGAAGATGAAAAACAGGCCTTGTATTATGGAATCACCAATGTGATCCGTGCCGCGGTTGAGAACGGGGGAACCTCGCTTGGAGACGGGCAGGGAAATTATGTCGACCTCAACGGAAACTCCGGCGGACATCAGGATAAAGCCAACGTGTACGGCCGCGCAGGGAAGCCTTGCGTTGAATGCGGCAGACCGCTCGAAAAAACGACGCTAGCCCAGCGCACCACCGTGTTCTGTCCTCACTGTCAGAAGTAA
- the tadA gene encoding tRNA adenosine(34) deaminase TadA: MNEEFSVDQMYMGMALREAERAAEAGEVPCGAIIVKDDRIIGKAHNQTETLKDPTAHAEILAITQAAAELENWRLTDAVMYVTKEPCPMCAGAIVLARLKKVVWAVDDPKRGGARSKFTILNDADLNHRPEIETGVLHEECKALLQGFFRQRRAEKKAARDSAE, translated from the coding sequence ATGAACGAAGAATTTTCAGTGGATCAGATGTATATGGGCATGGCCCTGCGCGAAGCGGAGCGTGCCGCCGAAGCGGGCGAAGTGCCCTGCGGGGCGATCATTGTGAAAGACGACCGCATTATCGGCAAAGCCCATAACCAGACCGAAACGCTCAAAGACCCAACCGCGCACGCGGAAATACTGGCCATCACCCAGGCCGCAGCGGAGCTCGAAAACTGGCGACTGACTGATGCTGTCATGTACGTCACCAAAGAGCCCTGCCCAATGTGCGCCGGAGCAATCGTGCTCGCGAGACTCAAAAAAGTGGTGTGGGCCGTCGACGACCCCAAACGCGGCGGCGCGCGCTCCAAATTCACAATCCTGAACGATGCCGATCTGAATCATCGCCCCGAGATCGAAACCGGCGTGCTGCACGAAGAATGCAAAGCACTGCTTCAGGGATTTTTCAGGCAACGCCGCGCCGAGAAAAAAGCAGCGCGCGACTCTGCTGAATAA
- a CDS encoding HAD family hydrolase — MKYKQIIWDWNGTLWNDTWLCVEINNHMLERRGLPLIQPETYRAKLCFPVTDYYCQLGFDYEVDPYPRLAEEFIAEYEQRRFECDLHPEVRELIQFFQTQGTLQSVLSAYEQKALLESTDYFELTGFFDEIIGLNDIYANGKVENGKQYIANSNLNPSEVLFVGDTVHDFEVADAMGVQCALVANGHNSRPRLEACGVPVFNSLSGVRSIA; from the coding sequence ATGAAATACAAACAGATTATCTGGGACTGGAACGGAACGCTGTGGAATGACACCTGGCTGTGCGTTGAAATCAACAACCACATGCTGGAACGGCGCGGACTGCCGTTGATCCAGCCGGAAACATACCGTGCCAAACTCTGCTTTCCGGTCACAGACTATTACTGCCAGCTCGGATTCGACTACGAAGTCGATCCGTACCCCCGGCTCGCCGAAGAGTTTATTGCCGAATATGAACAGCGCCGCTTCGAATGCGATCTGCACCCGGAAGTCCGCGAACTGATTCAGTTTTTCCAAACCCAGGGAACTCTGCAATCCGTGCTATCGGCTTATGAACAGAAGGCTCTTCTTGAATCCACAGATTATTTTGAGCTGACCGGATTCTTCGACGAAATCATCGGACTCAACGATATCTACGCCAACGGGAAAGTCGAAAATGGAAAGCAGTATATCGCCAATTCAAACCTGAATCCGTCCGAAGTTCTGTTCGTCGGCGATACCGTGCACGACTTTGAAGTTGCCGACGCCATGGGCGTGCAGTGCGCACTTGTCGCCAACGGCCACAACAGCCGTCCGCGCCTTGAAGCCTGCGGCGTTCCGGTTTTCAACTCCCTGTCCGGCGTGCGGTCTATTGCATAG
- the lipA gene encoding lipoyl synthase produces MPTLQRKRPPLPGWFKTRLPEAGSETQTLIHTTTSARSLHTVCEEAKCPNRTTCWSQGTATFMVAGKSCTRNCRFCSVDHQHAPPPPDPGEPLQLASAISALKLDYAVITVVNRDDLFDGGASHYRACLEAVHRLSPATGLELLGSDLAGDETALASLLDGAPLKVFAHNIETVERLTPNIRDPKASFAVSLRILEAAKELRPDLLTKSSLMVGLGETQADVEHALRALRKAGVDLLTIGQYLAPTPTHYPVLSFPPPEQFESWKTLALELGFRAVASGPFIRSSYRAGELYRTATEER; encoded by the coding sequence ATGCCCACACTCCAGCGCAAACGCCCACCGCTTCCGGGCTGGTTTAAAACCCGGCTTCCGGAAGCCGGCTCGGAAACACAAACACTAATACACACGACAACATCAGCCCGGTCCCTGCACACCGTCTGCGAAGAAGCCAAGTGTCCCAACCGCACCACCTGCTGGAGTCAGGGAACAGCGACGTTCATGGTCGCCGGCAAATCCTGTACGCGCAACTGCCGTTTCTGTTCCGTTGATCACCAACATGCCCCGCCCCCGCCCGATCCCGGCGAGCCGCTCCAGCTGGCCTCGGCCATCTCCGCACTCAAACTGGACTACGCCGTTATCACGGTCGTCAATCGCGATGATCTTTTTGACGGCGGCGCATCCCATTACCGCGCCTGCCTCGAAGCCGTTCACCGACTGTCCCCCGCCACCGGACTGGAACTGCTCGGAAGCGACCTCGCCGGCGACGAAACCGCACTGGCATCCCTGCTCGACGGCGCACCGCTCAAAGTCTTTGCTCATAACATCGAAACCGTCGAGCGGCTCACCCCGAACATACGCGACCCAAAAGCATCCTTTGCCGTCAGCCTCCGCATTCTGGAAGCCGCCAAAGAACTGCGACCCGACCTGCTGACAAAATCGAGCCTCATGGTCGGACTCGGCGAAACACAAGCCGATGTTGAACACGCCCTGCGGGCGCTTCGTAAAGCCGGTGTCGACCTGCTGACCATCGGGCAATACCTCGCGCCAACACCAACTCATTACCCTGTTCTCTCCTTCCCGCCTCCGGAACAGTTTGAGAGCTGGAAAACCCTCGCGCTCGAACTCGGGTTCCGTGCCGTCGCCTCCGGACCATTCATCCGCTCCTCCTACCGCGCCGGAGAGCTCTACCGAACAGCCACAGAAGAACGATAG
- a CDS encoding HesB/IscA family protein: MEITVSDQAINKLLEGGIGGETFLRLGVQPGGCAGMSYSAYADDILTEMDAVIYDEDGLRIAADHRYLHLIDGLSIDFSDDLIQPGFILKNPNAQHSCGCGASFKERETDEVTPCGGNCR; the protein is encoded by the coding sequence ATGGAAATCACAGTCAGTGACCAGGCGATTAACAAACTGCTCGAAGGCGGAATCGGCGGAGAGACCTTCCTGCGGCTTGGCGTACAGCCGGGCGGATGTGCCGGCATGTCATACTCTGCCTACGCAGATGACATTCTCACAGAAATGGATGCCGTTATTTATGATGAGGACGGACTGCGCATTGCAGCAGACCACAGATACCTTCACCTGATCGACGGACTGAGCATCGACTTTTCCGACGATCTGATTCAACCGGGTTTTATCCTGAAGAATCCGAATGCCCAGCACTCCTGCGGCTGCGGAGCCAGCTTTAAGGAGCGCGAAACCGATGAAGTCACCCCTTGCGGAGGAAATTGCCGATAA
- a CDS encoding RrF2 family transcriptional regulator, producing MIVGTVPKQVEYALMALTEMQEANPGKLFPVRELCDRHQVPFDVMSKTMQRMVRVGLLRSVQGASGGYQLIRDLETVSLLDLMEAVSGPVAAVNCLKQCGCARSGQCIISSSMRRLNEKMSAVYAELTVAELVAEDDPVERAAS from the coding sequence ATGATTGTTGGAACTGTACCGAAACAGGTGGAATATGCGCTGATGGCCCTGACGGAAATGCAGGAGGCCAATCCCGGAAAACTTTTTCCTGTCCGGGAACTGTGCGATCGGCACCAGGTGCCGTTTGATGTGATGTCCAAAACCATGCAGCGCATGGTGCGGGTCGGTCTGTTGCGCTCTGTACAGGGTGCCAGCGGGGGCTATCAGCTTATACGCGATCTGGAAACGGTGAGTCTGCTTGACCTGATGGAGGCGGTGAGTGGTCCGGTTGCCGCGGTGAACTGTTTGAAACAGTGCGGATGTGCCCGTTCCGGCCAATGCATAATTTCAAGTTCCATGCGCCGTTTGAATGAAAAGATGAGTGCGGTGTATGCGGAGCTGACCGTGGCGGAGCTGGTTGCTGAGGATGATCCGGTAGAACGCGCCGCCAGTTAA
- the sufB gene encoding Fe-S cluster assembly protein SufB: MDQKQTVQAGNREYKYGFETDIEIETVPKGINEDIIRLISSKKEEPEFLLDFRLKAYRWWKEQREPTWAHLDYPPIDFQNIRYFAAPKKGAQYDSLDDVEPEVLRTFERLGIPLDEQERLAGVAVDAVFDSVSVRTTHQSMLAQYGVIFCSFSEAARKYPELIKKYLGSVVPSRDNFYAGLNSAVFTDGSFVYIPPGVHCPVDLSTYFRINAKETGQFERTLIVADKGSRVSYVEGCTAPMRDENQLHAAIVELVALDDAEIKYSTVQNWYPGDKNGKGGIYNFVVKRGLCKGVNSKISWTQVEAGSAITWKYPSVMLKGDNSVGEFYSVALTNNKMQADTGTKMIHMGKNTSSTIISKGISCEQSTNSYRGLVRMSPGAENSRNYSQCDSMLVGDECFANTFPYIEVNNDSSTVEHEATTSRLSADQLFYLQSRGLDMEAAVSLLVNGFCEEVFRTLPLEFSVEAVRLLEMKLEDSVG, from the coding sequence ATGGACCAGAAACAGACAGTGCAGGCGGGAAACCGGGAATATAAGTATGGGTTCGAGACCGATATTGAGATCGAAACTGTTCCCAAGGGGATCAATGAGGATATCATTCGTTTGATTTCCTCTAAAAAGGAGGAGCCGGAGTTTTTGCTCGATTTCCGTCTGAAAGCGTATCGCTGGTGGAAGGAGCAGCGCGAACCCACCTGGGCTCACCTCGACTATCCACCGATTGACTTCCAGAACATCCGTTATTTTGCGGCCCCGAAAAAGGGTGCGCAATATGACAGCCTTGATGATGTAGAGCCGGAAGTCCTTCGTACTTTCGAACGGCTGGGGATTCCGCTGGATGAGCAGGAACGGCTGGCCGGGGTTGCGGTCGATGCGGTGTTCGACAGCGTTTCCGTGCGAACCACTCACCAGAGCATGCTGGCGCAGTACGGGGTCATTTTCTGTTCTTTTTCGGAAGCGGCCCGCAAATATCCCGAGCTCATCAAAAAATATCTCGGCAGCGTGGTTCCTTCCAGGGATAACTTTTACGCCGGACTGAACTCCGCGGTGTTTACAGACGGCTCCTTTGTCTACATCCCGCCCGGAGTTCACTGTCCGGTGGACCTTTCCACCTATTTCCGTATCAACGCCAAAGAGACCGGACAGTTTGAGCGGACCCTGATTGTGGCCGATAAAGGAAGCCGGGTTTCTTATGTCGAAGGCTGTACGGCACCGATGCGCGATGAAAACCAGCTGCATGCCGCAATTGTCGAGCTGGTGGCACTGGATGATGCAGAAATCAAATATTCGACGGTGCAGAACTGGTATCCCGGTGACAAAAACGGCAAGGGGGGAATCTATAATTTTGTGGTCAAACGCGGTCTCTGCAAGGGCGTTAACTCCAAGATTTCCTGGACGCAGGTCGAGGCCGGCTCGGCGATTACGTGGAAATATCCGAGTGTGATGCTCAAGGGCGACAATTCCGTCGGCGAGTTTTATTCGGTCGCACTGACCAACAATAAAATGCAGGCGGATACCGGCACCAAAATGATTCACATGGGAAAAAACACCAGCAGCACGATTATCTCCAAAGGGATTTCCTGCGAACAGTCCACCAACAGCTATCGCGGTCTCGTGCGCATGTCGCCCGGTGCGGAAAATTCACGCAACTATTCGCAGTGCGACTCCATGCTGGTTGGTGACGAGTGCTTTGCCAACACGTTTCCGTACATCGAGGTTAACAACGACAGCTCGACAGTCGAGCACGAGGCCACCACCTCGCGACTCAGTGCCGACCAGCTGTTCTATCTGCAGAGTCGCGGGCTGGATATGGAAGCCGCGGTCTCGCTGCTGGTGAATGGATTTTGTGAAGAGGTGTTTCGGACGCTTCCGCTCGAATTTTCGGTTGAAGCTGTCCGCCTGCTGGAAATGAAGCTGGAGGACAGCGTTGGCTGA
- the sufC gene encoding Fe-S cluster assembly ATPase SufC — protein sequence MLKIEQLKARVKDGPPILKGIDLEILPGEMHAVMGPNGSGKSTLSRVIAGHPDYEVTGGSVTLQTPDGSIDLLDAEPHERARAGLFLGFQYPMEVPGVSNRTFLRAAFNTIHRARGRMPLDPLEFDRILQDKLELLGISREFIQRPVNVDFSGGEKKRNEILQMALLEPRLALLDEIDSGLDVDALKAVAEGVSKLRTPDNAVVLITHYQRLLDYLTPDHVHIMSDGVFIRSGGSDLALEIEERGYDWILNSAA from the coding sequence ATGTTGAAAATAGAACAGCTGAAAGCTCGCGTGAAAGACGGCCCGCCGATTCTGAAGGGAATTGATCTGGAAATTCTTCCAGGAGAAATGCATGCGGTGATGGGACCGAACGGCTCAGGCAAGAGTACGCTGTCCCGTGTGATTGCCGGGCATCCCGACTATGAAGTGACCGGCGGGAGCGTGACGCTTCAGACGCCGGACGGTTCGATTGATCTTCTGGATGCAGAACCGCACGAGCGCGCCCGTGCCGGGCTGTTTCTCGGCTTCCAGTATCCGATGGAAGTGCCGGGCGTCAGTAACCGCACATTCCTGCGCGCGGCGTTTAACACAATCCATCGCGCCCGCGGACGCATGCCACTCGATCCGCTTGAATTCGATCGCATTCTGCAGGACAAACTGGAGCTGCTGGGTATCAGCCGGGAATTTATCCAGCGTCCGGTCAATGTCGATTTTTCCGGCGGTGAGAAAAAACGCAATGAAATCCTGCAGATGGCACTGCTGGAACCGCGGCTGGCACTGCTGGATGAAATAGACTCCGGCCTGGATGTGGACGCGCTGAAGGCGGTTGCCGAAGGCGTCAGCAAACTGCGTACACCGGACAACGCGGTAGTGCTGATTACGCATTACCAGCGTCTGCTCGACTACCTGACCCCGGACCATGTTCACATCATGTCCGATGGCGTTTTCATTCGTTCCGGCGGAAGCGACCTGGCACTTGAAATTGAGGAGAGGGGCTATGACTGGATCCTTAACAGCGCAGCGTAG
- the sufD gene encoding Fe-S cluster assembly protein SufD, with the protein MTGSLTAQRSDPLAVFEKLLPESFEEGFSREERLSAFEALRDCGLPHRKVEAWKYTDPSGAVTGPFDRPHHCGYGLTSPDSVRIGMLRTFPDIGKNHPFALLSHALSHGGLELVVPAHTVVDEPVQIRLPVVQPGSLLCPALKIKVGTGSKVDFIVRSEEQGADSLVSQVTQMTVAENANVSFTRLRSGQGAHFHLLLTQQAADSRLTLFDSTVGGALTRNDLHAELKGRNAEIDLYGLYLLDGTGHADNHTTVSHSVPYTYSRQLYKGILDDHACGVFNGRVVVQPGACGSDALQMNRNLLSGKAKVDTKPQLEIGNDDVRCSHGATIGRLDEAQIFYLRSRGLDRSAAEALLARGFAGEVIDLAPAGAQDVLNAQIEEFFEREAEG; encoded by the coding sequence ATGACTGGATCCTTAACAGCGCAGCGTAGCGACCCGCTGGCCGTTTTTGAAAAGCTGCTGCCCGAATCATTTGAGGAAGGCTTCAGCCGCGAAGAGCGTCTTTCCGCATTCGAGGCCCTGCGCGACTGCGGTCTTCCGCATCGCAAGGTCGAGGCGTGGAAATACACTGATCCATCCGGCGCGGTGACCGGACCGTTCGATCGTCCGCACCACTGCGGGTACGGATTGACGTCCCCGGACTCTGTTCGGATCGGAATGCTTCGCACGTTTCCAGACATTGGAAAAAATCATCCATTCGCACTGCTCAGTCATGCGCTTTCTCACGGCGGCCTCGAACTGGTCGTTCCCGCCCATACAGTTGTTGACGAGCCGGTGCAGATCCGGCTGCCGGTTGTACAACCGGGTTCTCTGCTCTGTCCGGCGCTTAAGATAAAAGTCGGAACCGGAAGTAAGGTGGACTTTATCGTGCGTTCGGAAGAGCAGGGGGCGGACTCTTTGGTCAGTCAGGTAACGCAGATGACCGTCGCAGAAAACGCGAATGTGTCATTTACGCGGCTGCGTTCCGGGCAAGGGGCTCATTTTCATCTGCTGCTCACACAGCAGGCAGCCGACAGTCGACTGACTCTGTTCGACAGTACGGTCGGCGGCGCATTGACCCGTAACGACCTGCATGCGGAGTTGAAGGGCAGAAATGCAGAGATTGATCTGTACGGACTCTACCTTCTGGACGGTACCGGGCACGCTGACAACCACACCACGGTCAGCCATTCGGTTCCGTACACGTACAGCCGACAGCTCTACAAAGGCATTCTTGATGACCATGCCTGCGGTGTGTTTAACGGGCGGGTTGTCGTTCAGCCGGGCGCCTGCGGAAGCGATGCCCTGCAAATGAACCGCAACCTGCTCAGTGGAAAAGCCAAGGTCGACACCAAGCCGCAGCTGGAAATCGGAAACGACGATGTGCGCTGTTCGCACGGCGCCACGATCGGGCGCCTCGACGAAGCGCAGATTTTCTATCTGCGCAGTCGCGGTCTCGACCGTTCTGCCGCCGAAGCGCTGCTGGCGCGCGGCTTCGCCGGCGAGGTGATCGATCTTGCTCCCGCCGGGGCTCAGGACGTTTTAAACGCCCAGATCGAAGAATTCTTTGAACGGGAGGCCGAAGGATGA
- a CDS encoding aminotransferase class V-fold PLP-dependent enzyme, which translates to MSSLPDKVRSDFPILGKTVNGHPLVYLDTAATALKPRSVIDAVEQVYGQFPANVHRGVHTLSREATAAYEGARGTVRSFLNAARSEEIVFTSGTTGAINLVAHSWGALELEPGDEVILSHMEHHSNIVPWKMLCDAKGLHLKIIPVADNGELFLEAFRALLGPRTKLVSIVHASNMLGTVNPIEDIIRESHAHGAKVLVDAAQSAPCLPLDVQALDCDFLAFSGHKLFGPTGIGVLYAKADLLEMMPPFMGGGDMILSVSFDEICYNKPPYRFEAGTPNIAGAVGLGRAIEYVLDIGFDAIWQHEQDLLEAARAALEEIDGVRIIGTAPEKVAILSFVIEGVHPHDTGSILDSCGVAIRAGHHCTQPLMARFGVPATARAAFSIYNTMEDVKRLASAVRKVQEIML; encoded by the coding sequence ATGAGTTCGCTGCCGGACAAAGTCCGTTCGGATTTTCCAATCCTTGGAAAAACGGTGAACGGTCATCCGCTGGTCTATCTCGACACGGCCGCCACGGCGTTGAAGCCGCGGTCTGTGATAGATGCGGTCGAGCAGGTCTACGGGCAGTTTCCGGCCAACGTGCATCGCGGCGTTCATACACTCAGTCGCGAGGCGACCGCCGCTTATGAGGGCGCGCGCGGAACGGTGCGTTCGTTTCTGAACGCGGCTCGCTCCGAGGAGATCGTTTTTACATCCGGCACAACCGGCGCCATCAATCTGGTCGCGCATTCCTGGGGCGCTTTAGAACTGGAGCCGGGCGATGAAGTTATTCTGTCGCACATGGAGCACCACTCCAACATTGTGCCGTGGAAAATGCTCTGCGACGCAAAGGGACTGCACTTAAAGATTATTCCGGTGGCCGACAACGGCGAACTGTTTCTGGAAGCGTTTAGGGCGCTGCTTGGCCCGCGTACAAAACTGGTATCCATCGTTCATGCCTCCAACATGCTTGGGACGGTGAATCCGATTGAAGATATAATTCGTGAATCACATGCGCATGGAGCAAAAGTGCTGGTGGATGCGGCGCAGTCCGCGCCCTGCCTGCCGCTCGATGTCCAGGCGCTGGACTGTGACTTCCTCGCCTTTTCCGGACACAAACTTTTTGGGCCGACCGGCATTGGGGTGCTGTACGCCAAAGCGGATCTGCTCGAAATGATGCCGCCGTTCATGGGTGGCGGCGATATGATCCTGTCGGTCTCCTTTGATGAAATCTGCTACAACAAGCCTCCCTACCGCTTTGAAGCCGGCACTCCCAATATTGCCGGGGCAGTTGGGCTGGGTCGCGCGATCGAATACGTGCTGGATATCGGGTTTGACGCAATCTGGCAACACGAACAGGATCTGTTGGAAGCGGCAAGGGCTGCTTTGGAGGAAATCGACGGAGTGCGCATCATTGGCACGGCGCCGGAAAAAGTTGCCATTTTATCGTTTGTGATCGAAGGGGTTCATCCGCACGACACCGGATCCATTCTCGATTCGTGCGGAGTGGCGATTCGTGCGGGGCACCACTGCACGCAGCCGCTGATGGCTCGGTTCGGAGTGCCTGCGACCGCCCGCGCCGCTTTTTCAATTTATAACACGATGGAGGACGTTAAGCGGCTGGCTTCCGCGGTCCGCAAAGTACAGGAGATTATGCTGTGA
- the sufU gene encoding Fe-S cluster assembly sulfur transfer protein SufU, with product MNISDELYRATILEYNREPRNFRTLENATHVAHGLNPLCGDDYHVYLRVEDGVVQEASFDGHGCAISKASASMMTLELKGKTIAEAKALFARFHGMLTEKADLSDDLGRLNVFSGVWKYPERVKCASLAWHAMDSALQGKETASTE from the coding sequence GTGAACATTTCTGACGAGCTCTATCGGGCCACCATTCTGGAATACAACCGGGAACCGCGGAATTTCCGAACCCTGGAAAATGCCACGCACGTTGCGCACGGCCTGAATCCGTTGTGCGGTGATGATTATCACGTTTATCTGCGCGTGGAAGACGGCGTTGTTCAGGAGGCATCGTTTGATGGACATGGCTGTGCCATTTCGAAGGCGTCTGCCTCCATGATGACACTGGAGCTGAAGGGCAAGACGATTGCCGAAGCCAAAGCGCTGTTTGCGAGGTTTCACGGAATGTTGACGGAGAAGGCCGATCTGTCCGATGATCTCGGGCGGTTGAACGTGTTTTCCGGAGTTTGGAAATATCCGGAGCGCGTCAAGTGCGCTTCCCTCGCGTGGCATGCAATGGACAGCGCGCTTCAGGGGAAAGAGACTGCATCAACGGAGTAG